One region of Chanodichthys erythropterus isolate Z2021 chromosome 17, ASM2448905v1, whole genome shotgun sequence genomic DNA includes:
- the LOC137004571 gene encoding ecto-ADP-ribosyltransferase 5-like, protein MLLIIEALLLISSALGQDHRDAGEEKTFPLDMALNSVDDQYKGCTKDMTNLVKTKYLEKELSYSPEYQKAWKLGEKNATAPEDNLTKNNSVAIYVYTNSAFKVYADFNNAVRNGKQNYTDKTFMWHSLHFLLTDAIQILNKTQNKCYSTYRGTNVQFNRDVLNSAIRFGSFASSTLDRTIAEGYGNVSCFEIKTCEGANLTQYSRFPEEEEVLIPPYETFNVTAVKRRENHSDLWCETVFVLNSTGTRSDLNCAVCDGGNRVAFVNVLLTLTLLCKVLTS, encoded by the exons ATGCTGCTGATCATTGAAGCTCTTCTTCTCATTTCATCTGCTCTAGGACAG GATCACAGAGATGCTGGTGAAGAAAAGACATTTCCACTGGATATGGCACTGAATTCTGTCGATGATCAATATAAAGGCTGTACGAAAGACATGACGAATCTGGTGAAGACTAAATATCTAGAGAAGGAACTGTCTTACTCGCCTGAATATCAAAAAGCTTGGAAATTGGGTGAAAAGAATGCCACGGCTCCAGAAGACAACTTGACGAAGAATAATTCAGTTGCCATTTATGTGTACACTAACTCAGCTTTTAAAGTATACGCTGATTTTAATAATGCCGTCCGCAATGGCAAACAAAACTACACAGACAAAACCTTCATGTGGCATTCACTTCACTTTCTGTTAACAGACGCGATACAGATTctgaataaaacacaaaacaaatgcTATTCCACCTATCGAGGAACAAATGTCCAATTTAATAGAGATGTTCTGAACTCAGCGATTCGTTTCGGCTCATTTGCATCCTCTACTCTTGATCGAACAATAGCAGAAGGTTATGGAAATGTTTCTTGTTTTGAAATCAAAACTTGTGAAGGTGCGAATCTCACTCAATACTCAAGGTTTCCTGAGGAGGAAGAGGTGCTGATTCCTCCATATGAGACGTTTAATGTCACTGCCGTCAAGAGAAGAGAAAATCACAGTGATCTCTGGtgtgagactgtgtttgtgttgaACAGCACTGGAACAAGAAGTGATCTGAACTGTGCAGTATGTGACGGTGGAAACCGGGTTGCTTTTGTGAACGTTTTACTAACATTAACTTTACTTTGCAAAGTGCTAACCAGTTAA
- the LOC137004572 gene encoding erythroblast NAD(P)(+)--arginine ADP-ribosyltransferase-like, translated as MLLIIEALLLISSALGQDHRDAGEEHKLDMAPNSVDDYYYGCRENMAKNVKEKYLNEKCDNSEFEKNQFKKAWDVGKKALDQKISKHDTLKCNFIAIYVYTNTPDTADTKIYDKFNNDARNGKQNYKDGTYKWYSLQFLLTEAIEILRKKQNRCFNTFRGTKLTFNGFAFPTIRFGSFTSSSLDRNIAKRFGNKSCFEIYTCLGADVTEYSRLPYEKEVLIPPYEKFKVIAVRTRIYQKDLWCETVFTLQSSGTRSELNCALCKKDQNNKVQCLLNKVL; from the exons ATGCTGCTGATCATTGAAGCTCTTCTTCTCATTTCATCTGCTCTAGGACAG GATCACAGAGATGCTGGTGAAGAACACAAATTGGACATGGCACCGAATTCTGTTGATGACTATTATTATGGCTGTAGAGAGAACATGGCGAAAAATGTGAAGGAAAAATATCTAAATGAGAAATGTGATAACTCtgaatttgaaaaaaatcaatttaaaaaagcTTGGGATGTAGGTAAAAAAGCTTTGGATcagaaaatatcaaaacatgATACCTTGAAATGTAACTTCATTGCCATTTATGTGTACACTAACACACCTGACACAGCTGACACAAAAATATATGATAAATTCAATAATGACGCTCGTAATGGAAAACAAAACTACAAAGACGGGACATACAAATGGTATTCACTTCAATTTCTACTAACAGAAGCGATAGAGattctgaggaaaaaacaaaatagatGCTTTAATACTTTTCGTGGTACAAAACTTACATTTAATGGGTTTGCTTTTCCAACCATTCGTTTCGGCTCGTTTACATCCTCCTCTCTTGATCGTAACATAGCAAAACGTTTTGGAAATAAATCCTGTTTTGAAATCTACACTTGTTTAGGTGCTGATGTGACGGAATATTCTAGGCTTCCTTATGAGAAAGAGGTGCTGATTCCTCCATATGAGAAGTTTAAAGTCATTGCTGTCAGGACAAGAATATATCAGAAAGATCTCTGGTGTGAGACTGTGTTCACTTTGCAAAGCTCTGGAACAAGAAGTGAACTGAACTGTGCTCTGTGCAAGAAAGACCAGAACAACAAAGTACAGTGTTTGCTGAACAAAGTgctttga